The Gossypium arboreum isolate Shixiya-1 chromosome 4, ASM2569848v2, whole genome shotgun sequence DNA segment ATACGCCCAACCCCTTTTCCTTCGCGAACCTCTTTCAGACCTAATGGCCTAGAACAAGTACAAACAATAACCAACAATAGGAGAAAAAAGAGAAACATCACAAATAGATGATAGCTAAATAATTTATGCGATACAATAACTATGGCTTACCTCTAAGGCTGGATGTTATCAGAAAGAAATTAATTCTAGAGGGACATCAACTAAAATGAATATTTTGTAACACATACATTCTAGAATTCTAGTGCTCTAGAATTTATAATTATTATCTGTGGATAATCTTGAAGGCATCGCTTAGTGCTTTCCCAAATAAAATGAAGACCTGATGAGGTGAAGTGGGTACAAATTAAACACAATGTTTGCTCTATTTTCAGCTGGAAGAACTCCTAGATGTCCAGCAATAATTATACACCAAAACTACATTTAATCTTGTGCAAGACATTTAACCTTGGAAAATTTACCCTCCTGTTATTACACAACATAACAAAACAAAAGCTAACTTACAAGGATTGGGTGCTAGCAATTGGTTAGGATGAACAACCAATATATGCATGTTAATCATTAGATGTCACAATTGCCTAACCTGGAACATTAATACTCGAGGCAATTTATCTTAGTAAAGGTCTCTTGTTGAcatcataaaaaataaaagataaaagaagCAAACATACAAATTACAACAAGACAGAGTGCAACTACTCACAAGATTTGATCTTATCGTTGCGTAAGAGTCTATAAGTGCAATTTCTTCATCTGAACGTTTTAAAGAAGGATCAGCTTCTAGGATCTCCTGAACAAAAAAGAAGTTAATTCAATAAAAACgataagataaaaataatatCACACCCTACTCTAGGATGATGACACGGGTTTCAAACCCTTAAAGTGCTCACAAATtgaaataccaaaaaaaaaaaaaaccatgatGTGTTAAGGAGACCTCAATACATACAGAAGAGACCCAAACAACAAATATCAACAAGTAGCTCTCAGGACAAGAGCAATAAATTGTTAACACAAAAGGGATTCGTCAATAAAAGTTATCCTGCTATATCTAGAGATAGCAAATGAGAAAGTTTAAGTCAAGTTGTCTTCAGATCCAAACAGTTTCAGATTTGGTTCAGAGGTTCATGTCTTTCTAGATTCAAATCCATTTCAACTCTTCATAGCCCAGGTCATCCTTGGTCGGGCAAGTTTAGGGTAATTTAGGATTTCAAGTAACCTTTTTTACAAAATAAGAGCAATAATTTCTCTTCCTTCAAACAAGGTGTCAAGTCAATACCTttgattaaatttataatttgtgATTTACTTTATAGGGTGCTCTAGTCATAGGAGATGATTCAAGCCATATTACCCAaatagttataaaataaaaagaaattcagAATTTTACCTCCTCAATATTGTGCAGAAATGGGTTTCTTCCAGCAAATTGTACAACAGCTCTACACTGGGGACATAGCACACCTGAATGTTTCTTCTGTGACCTCTTTAACCACTCAGAAAAGCATCCGTTGCTGAAGGCAATAGAAGGAATCTAGAATTAAAATCAATTATGGCAATCTATAATACTGAATTAAGCAAGAAATAAATTACAAACCAGAAATTATGAAGGCAAGGAGCAATAGTGATAACATCATGCCATATATTCAAGCAGATGCTGCATTTTGCATGTTCAACATCTACAGAGATCTGAAAAAATAccaggaaaagaaaataaatgtatatatatgctaTAAGCATACCAATAGATGTAATAGTCAACATGAGAGAAAAATATTAATGATATCTTTGTTTCACCTTCAATTTCTTTTTGCAGGTTTCTTGACTGGGCATCAGTTTAAATATGTAGCTCAAGTATTCTGGAAGAAATAAGAGCAAATAATGCCATAAACCAACTAGAACATGTTACATCACTTAAAAAACTACTACTACTATTATTTAATGTAATAATGACAAAATACCAAGTTTTGTAGTACCAAAGATGAGTTCCTTCAGAAAAAAGAAGTATTCAAATTGACACGTATTGGCTTATGGACAACTTGAATAATATGTTTATCTTTTAACAGAAAAACTCAGACTATTGTCAATTTTGGTTAAACTCAGGAAAGCAGCACAGGAATAGAAAATACAACAATGACATTGCTTAAAGAGGAGGATAACAGGAAAAAGAAAATATGGTGAGAAGGTAAGCAGGAAAAAGTAAAGAAAGATATAGTCTAATAGAGGCCATAACATCCTTCAACCATAGCTTCAAAACCAGTTATTTAAAAGCCATCTGAGTATGACCGTGATTTTTCAGTTAAAAATGGTCCTTAAATGTGGCATATATAAAGCAATATAAAACTTAGGCTTAAAATATAGATTGGCTCCTAAACTTGGCAACTTTTCTCAAATTAGCTCCTAAACATTTTTTTGGATCACATTGGTCCCTAAGGTTGGCATCCGTTACATAAATCGGTCCCTATGGTTAACACCGTTAGTTTTTTTAAGGCTTAATATACAGATTGGCCCCTAAACTATGCAGCTTTTCTCACATTGgcccctaaacttttttttttgggggtcaTAGTGGTCCCTAAGATTGGCATCCATTGCATAAATTAGTCCCTACACTGACACAGTTTGTTTTTGAAGAATTTGCTGCTGTGGACAAGTATGGGGGTGACACGTGGAGAAATAAGGGAAACGACGCATGGATTCATCTTTAATCattcttaaaatatttttaaaaaaaaaccttaaaattttgaaaaaaaattaaaacttttaaggagattataaattataaaaattcaaaaacgtaaatatacaaaaaaaaattaagttaaaatttaacatttaaaagcTTACTCTTCAAATattcaactttaaaaaaatttaaatctaaaatatataacaaataaaattaaaatatacaaataaataaaagtaaattttttagaaatttacaaaaagtaaaaagaaaacaaaaataatgaaaaattgatCAGGCCTTGACCAAAGTTAACCGGGCTTGACTAGCATTGACCGACGTCAACCAGTCAATTTTTGTTTCTttaatgtttaaaatatttttaattttatatttttacaatttcttgtaatttactaaaattttaaccaaatttatttatttttaaacatttttttaatttttgagaattaactaaatttgatatttttattttcaaattatacatattatttttatgtttttattttcaatttatacatattatttttatgtttttattttcaatttatatacatatatattcttttttaaagttttatgatttatatatttcttatattttttaacaaattttaaatttttttatgaatggATAAATATGAATCCATGTGTCGTCCCCTTATTTCTCCACTTGTCAACCCCATGCTTGTCCACATCAAcaaattcttaaaaaaaacatGTAGAGACCAATTTGGGTAATGTCAACCTTAGGTAgtggtgagcaaaactcgattcgattaGAAAAAtcgaattttgatttaatcaaatcgtgttattcgaattattcaatTTTTTCGAGTCAACTCAAATAAGTAATTCAAGTTTCAAGTTCAAgtcaagttgaattttacaattcaaataattgAATAACAGATCGATGTAAATACCCTTTGGTCCCTactaattttgaaaatgagcaaattggtctctctcttaacaaaaattacaaaatagttcaaaataattttcaaaaattcaaaataagttttaaaattcaaaatatttataaaattctaaaattatattttttaaaaaattataaaaatttaaaaaaattctaaagaatatttgaaaaagttaaaattttaaaaattttctaaaatagttattttggaacttaaataaattaattaataatttaattttatcaaattaataattaaaatgtctttttttcttattttgctttgGAAAAGTTTCCAAagatatatggtttcaaatttatgtgctctaacatgaaattagtcatattttaaaaaattttaatttaacatgtttaattttttaatttaactcgaacaattcACTCTATTCGAGTCGActtgaatttcatttcactcaaTTCGAAAAAATTTCAATTCAAGTTAGGATGACAAAATAGGACTCGTCAACtagattaactcgaaattttttcactcAATTCGATCAAACGCTCAACCCTAACCTTAAGGACCAATatgatccaaaaaaaaaaagtttaggggcCAATGCGAGAAAAGTTACCAAGTTCAGGGGTCAATCTATATATTAAGCCTAAAACTTACACAACACATTTGTTGTCAGTATTGTGCTAACTGGTAGGTCCATTTTGCCATAGTGTTTTTGGAGTAACCAACAAGACTTAACTTGCTCATAAGCAGAAAAATgcaaataaaaaaatggtttgtATTTGATTAAGATGTATTAGTGATAACTTCTGTTTATAAAAATATCTAGCAGCAGGGTATGAACCAAACAGTAAAGTCCAAAAAGCAATAGCATATTATTCACAATGATGTTCCCCATTCATATAACTTTCCATCACTCCAAACAATATTAAACCAAACTATCACCTTTTGTGGAGTGAGAGAAGCCCTTGATAGATGAGAACAATGTCTACCTCCCACCAGTCCAAGgataaatatttaagaaaatgATAATGTACTTAATTTCAATAGATACTAAACTCTTAACTTCCCTTTGATTTGAAAAAAACAAATCAGAAAACAATCTTAACACTTTACAATCCAACCACTGATATTTTTTAGCAATTTTAATCAATGAGAAACAGTTTGCATAAATTACTATCTAACATAAACAATTAAAAGAACGAGTTACAGAGTGATCTATTAAAATTATTCAACAGGTGTAATTTTAAGTCATGAAAGGTCAGTTATGGAAACATaacaatcaaataaaattaaaactgaCCTTCTCTATTAGGACCCAAAACCATTTCAGTTCCACATTTGATTTCAACAACATCTTCTCTTCGGACAACAGCATCATCAACAAGAATATCATTTGAACTGCAGTAGCTCAAAGCATAAGTAGAAAAGAGAATAAAGTAAAAACAAATATAAGTTGTAGTATTTTGCATAATAGAATACATTATTTAAAATGGGGACCGTGTTCCACTACACCAGAGCTACTGAAAACCTGATCTTATTGTTACTTTGATGTTTCACTTCTATCAATATCCTTTGTTAATGCTACTTTATCTCTGTAACTACTTTGTTGCATCATATAAACTTTGAAGGGTCAAGAAATCTATAGCATTCACAAATAACTTCAGTAAAATCTTCTAAAAGAAAAGGCAGGTAGAATTATATCTTGATCCTATACATTATCGAACAATATTATGGAGGCGGCTGGTAGTAATTGTGCATGCACATTTTTCTTTCATAATGACAGTAAGACCGACATTTAGAGATCAGAACAGATAACTTGATCAAGACAACCTATTATTCATGACATAAGACGCAAGCTTCTACTAAACCTCATTAGCTACCCAAAAAAGAAAGCACGCACGGGCATGTCAATGGTTTTTAGATACCTTTTATTTTGCATCATTGCAGTTAACATATCTGCATTCCTTGTTATTTTGCACCAGTCATGCTTCACTTGGGAAGAAGATGTGATCTGAGAACTTACTATCATCTCTTCTGAACATACCTCAATATCCGACTGTTGCGCGTGTAAGGGAACTGCAAAAGTAAGAATTTGATGAATATCCAAAGCCTTAACAGTAaataaatcaccaaaaatatacaGTAAAATCTTCCTTCATGTATTCAATATCGCAAGCAAAAGAATTTTCATGTCAAAATCTGGCATTTGATTCTTTGAGAACTCCTCATATCAGAAATCATCCCAATTGCACTAAAATTTGTAGCAATAGGGGTTGCAAAATATCCGACAACAATGGTACATTTTAGTAATAAGTCAAGAATTAAAGGTAATGAAGATACAAGACTTGTTTGTGTGCAGTGAAATCAAAGAACGGCCAAGGACTTGCCTAAATTAATGAACTGCTTAAAGAATAGACACTCATCAGAATAGCTTCTAACTGGGTGATCGAATGGACATTCCAGAGATACTAAAGTTACCATTTTTCCGTTTCCGTGATAGAAACTACGCTCTTTAAAGCATGCCCTTGAAATTATTCGATTAAAAAATTCAAGAATGAAATAGCATGCTCTCAATTCATGATTTTAGTCCTTGGGGGTGATGCCAGAGATAAATCTTTTCACGTTTCAGGTACAATATGCCTTTTGAATAAATGCAGCTATTGCAATAAAAGAACCTAACTAAGAAATCCCAATTGAATTTTGTGgaaaaataagtgataaatgaaAGCATAAAGGGAATGATACAAGTCAGAAGACTGACGACTGAAGAATGGGAAATTGGGTGGGGAAAAGGTAATACCAAGCTTAGCCCAAATTTGGGAGGATGATTGTGAACCAGAGGATTCCCCAACTTCTGCCATGAATGGATGTTCTTTCATGTATCTTCTATGAAGCCTGGGGCTAGGATGGGATTTTAGTTTCAGAGAAAAAGTAAAACTATATATACACTCTTGTTTCTTTAATGGTTAAAATATGCTTATAGTTCCTGTTATTTTCGAAAATTAAGAATTTAGTCTCTGTACTTGTATCTCCAGGAATTTAGTCCCTCTACAATAGTTGGACTCGGGCGATTGGCCaccaaaatggaaaattttctatgCAGGCCctttaaaaaatgtttaaattataaaCAGTATATGGTCAAACTACAGTTTGGACCCTCAAAAATGTAAATAATTCTATGAAATCCCTTCAAaaaataatgaaatcataaaataatacataataaaattatattttaacctctcaaaaaattataattcaattctgtccccccttaaaaaaattttctggaTCCGCCCCTTGGTTAGACTTAAATTTTTGAAATCGCAAAAATAGGAggattaaatttctaaaaataagagtacaaggactaaattattAATTCTCAAAAAGTAAAGGGACTATACCAATGTTTTAACCTTCTTTAATACACTGTTTTTCATTAAACAGACTATGATTTATTAGTGAATTGGTCCCTGAATTATATCCAATTTGCATATTGGTCTTTAAACTAAACGATCAATTTATCTCATCTATTCAAAAATCATACGGACTAATCTAAAAATTGAGGTATGATTCAAAAATCGTATGGTATTTAATAAGAACTTATAATGTGTCTCATTCCTAATGTAACAAAATCTTTGATTTAGATAAATTTTGAAGAAATTTAAGGACTAATCTAAAAATTGAGGTATAATTGAAGGTCCAATTTACAAATAAAACCAACATAATAAAGCTTGCTGTGGAAGAGAATAGCGTAACGACTGAAGCAATACGCACGAAGTCAAAGGCCTCACCCAAATATCGTATCGGCGACGAATTGCAAACTTGGGAGGTACGATTTTCCAATTGATCATTaagtatttattaaaatttattaattttaaaactcaTGTTCCGCGTCCACTACTTAATAGCTCTATAGAGTACAAAAAATTAATTATGGAAATCGTTTTAAtagaaacttaaaaataaaaggaaattttaattttcttttataagaaGAGAAAGGATTGTCTCACCTATCTACATACTATttgataatataaattttattctaCTCCATACAAAATaattgattaaatcaaaatttatattttttaattgattCAAAAATATAGTAAAtcgattaaaaataaattaatgtaaaattagttgaattattgaaaaattaattaaaaatcattcaaatcaatttaaGTTATTAGGATTAATAAAATGAAGGTTTATGTTAATAATTTtgttcaagttttaaaataatttaatttatatgttttCTTATAATGATTGAATCGAAAATTAGTGATTTGATTGGTTTAACTACTAATGTAATTTTTACAACATTACTTTTATCACAACACGTGGTAAAAGGAGAGCGAACTCCTCTTTTAGTGTAAATgatatttttgaataatttcattataaattctaattttatttgtatttttacataatatttaaaattactcATAATCACTCTTAATGCGCTTTAGCGTACTGTACCCACATTttcttatattaataataattttcatataaaTCGAACTAAAACCTTGTTTGCTTGTGCTTCCAAAAAGCATTTTtcattcaaaaaatattttttccttAAATTATTTACTAAACAAACTTCAATTCAACTTAAAATGCCCgtttaaaaaatcatttttccTCGGttaaaaaagttgaaattttaaactttttttagaACAAAAATGCTTTTGACTAACTAATTACCTTTTTATCCTCATCATTTTTCACGGTAACAATtttttcttcatttcttcttccctctgcttattttttattttccttccattttCTTCCATTTTCAAGATCTTCaagatttaaaaaatatatatttttaaaaataatacaactatgttaatatctaattataaatatttaatgattatatttaaatatttaaaacatagtttatatattttaattagattttataaataataaatattaattacttagaaatatttaacattagtatttcatatattaaaatattagcaataaattataataaattattttatattattactaaaatatcataatattaactaatttaaatattatttaaatatatatttattttataatacaatgtttaaaataaatattttatttttcaaaaatatttttaaacaataatattaaatacCCAATTcttaaattaaatttatcaaaACATTTGTCAAAAGCACTTTTAAAacactttttaaaaataatactaaaccCCGCAGTAAATATTGCCCGAGTCGCAAAAACTAAAGAAGCTTCCTTGATAGCGGTACATTTGAAAATTCTATAAATTCCTGAGGGTCAACTCTAGAAAAGATCGCATTAAGGGCCTTCAAGCTGCCACTAGCCAACTTCATTTGGTACTCGTCCAAGTCAATACAAGCGTAAGAGTCTTTACCACGAGAGTCAGTTCCGTACCAAGTGGAACGCTCTGTTTCAGTGCTCAACCGGGATGATTAGGGGTAAATTCCGTTTCACTTGAAATTCGGCTCTGTTTCGGTGGTTTCGGGCTGTTTCAGTAATTTTCGGCTATTCCGGTGGAATTAAAGGTACCGTGCGGTACCAAACCAATGCTTAATGAAAGGCTTAACAATCAATGTAAGGTCAAAATTGATATTTGGCCGACAAATTCCCGATAGTGTTTGTCACTGTACCTCTGTATTTTTGCGCCTCTACCCAGCTGCCCCTTCACTACCGCTCCTCCGCCACCCAGCCGGTAACGGAAGCAGCATATGTAAGGTTAGTATCTGAAGCCATCGTTAGCATCCATCCTTCTGCAGCATCCTGTTTCTGTTTGAGGGTTAGTGTTCTGTTAGATAGTGTGATCCTCTTTCTTTTTCTAGTCTTTTATTTTATTCCGGTAGTTACTTATTTTTCATTCGTTAGTAGAAGAAATAGAAGAAACGGTTTCATGGAGGCAAAATAGGAGAAATCATGAATTGATTTTAGATGTCAGGTTGTGTTGTATTTTGCTCATGTATTTCAAATAATTAGAAATGGATATTGATGCTTTACATGTATTTTAGACCAAAATGGATATTGATTTTGAATATGAATTTGTGTTTTCAATGTTTGATTTTGCatgtattttataaatatatattaaatattttttaaaatatagtaATAAATCCAAAACGGTACATCTTAGTATGTATGAATGTTAATAGAAAACGGTACATTTATTGGTACGGGTTTGATCAATAGTTGGAGGTGTTAGAATTGAGTGTCATGCTTTTTTTATCCATAGACTTTATGAAAGCCCTCTTCTTGACTTTTTCTAGTACAAGTATAATTGGAGACATCCAACATACAGCGTTTGGTAATTAAGAGTTAGTTTAACCATGCTTTTAtgaagtgtttttgaaaaatgttgtgaaaaagtgtttttgagaaatatttttaaaaattttaatttaagattTGAGTATTTAATATTACTGttaaaaatacttttgaaaaataaaatgtctattttagacatgttattatcaagtaacaaatatttatttaaatagtgatcaaattaattcatattattatattttagtaagaatataaaaaatttattataaaaaatttattataacttgtattaatattttactatatgaaatataaattttaaatatttttaagcaatacatattaattatttataaaatttaattagaatatataaattatatttgaaatatataaatataatcgttaaatatttgtaattagatattaacacaattgtattattttaaaaatattttttatttttaattaatgattttaatacatTTGTAATTAGTCACCAATAAAAAAAGAAGTGAAAGCACTATATTATTGGAagggtgaaaaagtaattaagcattAATAGTGCTTTTAGGAGaggaaaagttaaaattttagcttttcctTTTCAGAAGTGCTtctgaaaagttaaaaattttagccAAAAGCAATTTGTTTTAGAACCAAAAGTGTTTTTTTTAAGCGCTACTAAACAAGCTCTAAAGCACCTCCCTTTTCAATACAAAATTAACAAGATATCCACTTAGTGCATCAAGTGTCTCACCTTGATACCAATTGTAAattcattgtttttattttttaaactatTCACTTAGTTACAATTGAATGAAATAActatttaaaaaggaaaaaaaatatggACACTAAAAAACTTTTCACTCAATTGAAAAATATACTATGCACTACAACAAACTCACACACTTAAATTATAACTTCACACCTATACTTTTGTCTAAATTACTCTCCCTCTAAATTTTCCTCTTGAAAGCTTAAATATGTAAATTGATTGATTGAATCAAATATACTTACAAAATTTTCAACTGAAACAATTCTTAGATGAATAAGTATTGTGCTTCCAGAAGAAGTTACAATTAACTTATAACTTAAACAAGTCGTGtaatatatgaaaattaaaaaGCTTGTTGAATTTCAATAAATTACAATCGCTTATTCCACTAAAATAATCATATAAAATGCCTTCAAATAGTCTAAGTTCTAACAGAGATCTTATAACACCCTTAAAATTTTGGTGTCATTAATGTTACTATACCAACAATGAAAAATAGTGATAAAAAAAATCAAGAGAAGAAACTTaagttaattaataatattagtgGGGATAGTTAAGTTAGACATGGAAAGGGTACTACATGacatgaaatataaatttattttgtggTAATGAATTAAACTTGGAATCATGTAACGGTTTGAAATTTTTTAGTGTCAAAAAATTCGATTTTGTGTCGAAATGGACAATTCGAAAGATTTCAAGAATTTAAATCAAGAGGTTTCTAAAAATGGGTATCGAGCTGATTTTATAATTCTTTATTTGTGGGTAATAATTTGCTTTTGAACTTTATTTGGTTGGTATTAAAGAAATTAGAATTTGAAGTATGAATTATTTTGTAAGAAAAACACAATTTGTGAGGCAAATGTCTTAAGGTGAAACCTTGGATTAGTATTAGTAAGAGGTTTTAAGAGGTAAGTAGCCCAAGGGCATAAGACCAAAAGAACCATTTGATGGATGCCAAAAGAGGGGATAGTTGAGTTGGCTTTCATTTCATGATAgatcttcattttaattcatttatttcagtttggtaagtcaatctcttacaaatttcttctaggaaaatcaatttcatcatattctTCATTCTTTCTTTAATTGGTGACAGTAGAGGAAGTTTGATCTTAACCCATTAAATTCATTGAGGTAAATGGGATTTCtactaatttatcaatttaattcttgaatttgagatttcatcattttcttctcATCCTTTCAACTTACCTTAGTAAGGAGGTAGTGAGAGGAAGCACTCGACTTTGATGTGCTCTTAGTGATTTTTAGATTAGATTTGGAGTATTCTTAAGTTTAGaataattttaaaacaaagaAATATAAGATTTGGTAAGtaagtttttgaaattttgaatcaaGGTGAATATAtaaagagagagagaagaaattcTCGGTGTTTTTACTGGTAATTAAGAGAGGTTTAGAGTGATTGTGAGTTTTAAACCATTAGCAAACTATTAGATTTCAATTTGAGGTGGTTTAAATTGAAGTTCTCTTAGGTGGTCCAAAAAGTGAAATTAGTGTTTCACTATATCAAATTGCATTATTTCATTAGATTTTGGATTTTTTTAGTTGTTTATTTTGATATTCTAACTTGATTTATTGTTTTAGTATTGAAA contains these protein-coding regions:
- the LOC108457804 gene encoding uncharacterized protein LOC108457804 isoform X2, with product MKEHPFMAEVGESSGSQSSSQIWAKLVPLHAQQSDIEVCSEEMIVSSQITSSSQVKHDWCKITRNADMLTAMMQNKSSNDILVDDAVVRREDVVEIKCGTEMVLGPNREEYLSYIFKLMPSQETCKKKLKISVDVEHAKCSICLNIWHDVITIAPCLHNFCNGCFSEWLKRSQKKHSGVLCPQCRAVVQFAGRNPFLHNIEEEILEADPSLKRSDEEIALIDSYATIRSNLAIRSERGSRRKRGWAYDGDEYASEESDDVGTQCPQCGSAIGGFQCNQQTIHIQCQNCGGMMPSRADIDVPQHCSGCDRSFCGAYWHAQRVTRSEYHPVCNHETFRPISEHTITRIPFLAHEMNRHEQDITERCISQSGRTLQAVVAEWIRKLNNREIALVMKSWSPFFCIGSGFHCPNIICLRMHHKGRIAGMVMHVERSTTMKNMLGKGTMFVVQLGALKSC
- the LOC108457804 gene encoding uncharacterized protein LOC108457804 isoform X1 gives rise to the protein MKEHPFMAEVGESSGSQSSSQIWAKLVPLHAQQSDIEVCSEEMIVSSQITSSSQVKHDWCKITRNADMLTAMMQNKSSNDILVDDAVVRREDVVEIKCGTEMVLGPNREEYLSYIFKLMPSQETCKKKLKISVDVEHAKCSICLNIWHDVITIAPCLHNFCNGCFSEWLKRSQKKHSGVLCPQCRAVVQFAGRNPFLHNIEEEILEADPSLKRSDEEIALIDSYATIRSNLAIRSERGSRRKRGWAYDGDEYASEESDDVGTQCPQCGSAIGGFQCNQQTIHIQCQNCGGMMPSRADIDVPQHCSGCDRSFCGAYWHAQRVTRSEYHPVCNHETFRPISEHTITRIPFLAHEMNRHEQDITERCISQSGRTLQAVVAEWIRKLNNREIDRTRMPLNHAERITAATHVCSTCYEKLVSFLLYWFRISLPKYHLPSDASQREDCWYGYACRTQHHNEEHARKRNHVCRPTRGA
- the LOC108457804 gene encoding uncharacterized protein LOC108457804 isoform X4 yields the protein MKEHPFMAEVGESSGSQSSSQIWAKLVPLHAQQSDIEVCSEEMIVSSQITSSSQVKHDWCKITRNADMLTAMMQNKSSNDILVDDAVVRREDVVEIKCGTEMVLGPNREEYLSYIFKLMPSQETCKKKLKISVDVEHAKCSICLNIWHDVITIAPCLHNFCNGCFSEWLKRSQKKHSGVLCPQCRAVVQFAGRNPFLHNIEEEILEADPSLKRSDEEIALIDSYATIRSNLAIRSERGSRRKRGWAYDGDEYASEESDDVGTQCPQCGSAIGGFQCNQQTIHIQCQNCGGMMPSRADIDVPQHCSGCDRSFCGAYWHAQRVTRSEYHPVCNHETFRPISEHTITRIPFLAHEMNRHEQDITERCISQSGRTLQAVVAEWIRKLNNREIDRTRMPLNHAERITAATHVCRE
- the LOC108457804 gene encoding uncharacterized protein LOC108457804 isoform X3, translating into MKEHPFMAEVGESSGSQSSSQIWAKLVPLHAQQSDIEVCSEEMIVSSQITSSSQVKHDWCKITRNADMLTAMMQNKSSNDILVDDAVVRREDVVEIKCGTEMVLGPNREEYLSYIFKLMPSQETCKKKLKISVDVEHAKCSICLNIWHDVITIAPCLHNFCNGCFSEWLKRSQKKHSGVLCPQCRAVVQFAGRNPFLHNIEEEILEADPSLKRSDEEIALIDSYATIRSNLAIRSERGSRRKRGWAYDGDEYASEESDDVGTQCPQCGSAIGGFQCNQQTIHIQCQNCGGMMPSRADIDVPQHCSGCDRSFCGAYWHAQRVTRSEYHPVCNHETFRPITERCISQSGRTLQAVVAEWIRKLNNREIDRTRMPLNHAERITAATHVCSTCYEKLVSFLLYWFRISLPKYHLPSDASQREDCWYGYACRTQHHNEEHARKRNHVCRPTRGA